One segment of Toxotes jaculatrix isolate fToxJac2 chromosome 8, fToxJac2.pri, whole genome shotgun sequence DNA contains the following:
- the LOC121186372 gene encoding acidic amino acid decarboxylase GADL1-like isoform X6: protein MAQGSEESFIQESIAIILEDAVKKAIDVREKVCEWRSPEELKELLDLELRDAGESESEILQRCRDAIRYSVKTTHPRFFNQLYAGMEPYSMVASFIVEALKPSLYTYEVSPVFTLMEEAVLRKMMEIIGWEEGGDGIFNAGGSMSNIYAVNLARYHHCPDIKELGLSAAPRLVIFTSQECHYSISKSAALLGIGTKNVYVVPSDERGKMIPSALEEQIKTAESEGAVPFMVNATAGTTVLGAFDPIEEIADICEKYNLWLHVDACWGGAALMSNKHKHLLKGIHRANSVAWNPHKMLMACLQCSAFLVRDKTSLLQRCHSARASYLFQQDKFYDVSYDTGDKSIQCSRKPDAFKFWLMWKALGTRELEQRVDRALDMARYLAQEIKKREGFRLLMEPEYSNVCFWYIPPSLRNLSDGPELWEKLHTVCHSFTFTHIRTR from the exons ATGGCTCAGGGGTCAG AAGAGAGCTTCATTCAGGAATCCATCGCCATCATTTTGGAAGACGCGGTGAAAAAGGCCATTGATGTCAGAGAAAAG GTTTGCGAGTGGCGTTCCCCTGAGGAGTTGAAGGAGTTGCTAGACCTGGAGCTGAGGGATGCAGGGGAGTCGGAGTCTGAGATCCTGCAGCGCTGCAGAGATGCCATCAGATACAGCGTCAAGACCA CCCATCCTCGTTTCTTCAACCAGCTGTATGCTGGGATGGAGCCCTACTCCATGGTGGCAAGCTTCATTGTAGAGGCCCTCAAACCCAGTCT GTACACATATGAGGTGTCTCCAGTCTTTACCCTGATGGAGGAGGCTGTGCTGAGGAAGATGATGGAGATTATTGGctgggaggaaggaggagatggaaTCTTCAACGCAG GTGGCTCAATGTCCAACATCTACGCTGTGAACTTAGCCAGGTACCATCACTGTCCCGACATTAAAGAGCTCGgcctctctgcagctccacgACTGGTCATCTTCACATCACAGGAG TGTCATTACTCCATTTCCAAATCAGCAGCTTTACTGGGAATCGGCACTAAGAATGTTTACGTGGTTCCATCTGATGAGAG agggAAGATGATCCCCTCGGCTCTGGAGGAGCAAATAAAGACGGCTGAAAGTGAG ggtGCAGTTCCCTTCATGGTAAACGCCACAGCAGGGACCACAGTGCTTGGAGCTTTTGATCCCATTGAGGAAATCGCAGACATCTGTGAGAAGTACAACCTGTGGCTGCATGTGGAT gCATGCTGGGGAGGAGCGGCTCTGATGTCTAATAAACATAAGCACTTGCTGAAGGGCATCCACAG AGCCAACTCTGTGGCCTGGAACCCTCACAAGATGCTGATGGCGTGTCTGCAGTGCTCTGCTTTCCTGGTCAGAGACAAAACA AGTCTCCTCCAGCGCTGCCACTCTGCTCGGGCCTCCTACCTCTTCCAGCAGGACAAGTTCTATGACGTCAGCTATGATACAGGAGACAAGTCCATCCAGTGCAGCAGGAAACCCGACGCCTTCAAGTTCTGGCTCATGTGGAAGGCTTTGGGAACCAGAGAGCTGGAACAGAGGGTGGACAGAGCCCTGGACATGGCCAG GTATCTGGCACAAGAGATCAAGAAAAGAGAAGGTTTCCGTCTGTTGATGGAG CCTGAATATTCAAATGTGTGCTTCTGGTACATTCCACCAAGTCTGAGGAACCTCTCAGATGGACCTGAGCTCTGGGAAAAACTCCACACTGTATGtcattcatttacttttacaCATATTCGAACACGTTGA
- the LOC121186372 gene encoding acidic amino acid decarboxylase GADL1-like isoform X3, whose translation MERPLKDSVPLNGPSLNVFVEESFIQESIAIILEDAVKKAIDVREKVCEWRSPEELKELLDLELRDAGESESEILQRCRDAIRYSVKTTHPRFFNQLYAGMEPYSMVASFIVEALKPSLYTYEVSPVFTLMEEAVLRKMMEIIGWEEGGDGIFNAGGSMSNIYAVNLARYHHCPDIKELGLSAAPRLVIFTSQECHYSISKSAALLGIGTKNVYVVPSDERGKMIPSALEEQIKTAESEGAVPFMVNATAGTTVLGAFDPIEEIADICEKYNLWLHVDACWGGAALMSNKHKHLLKGIHRANSVAWNPHKMLMACLQCSAFLVRDKTSLLQRCHSARASYLFQQDKFYDVSYDTGDKSIQCSRKPDAFKFWLMWKALGTRELEQRVDRALDMARYLAQEIKKREGFRLLMEPEYSNVCFWYIPPSLRNLSDGPELWEKLHTVCHSFTFTHIRTR comes from the exons ACAGTGTTCCCTTGAATGGCCcttctttgaatgtttttgtagAAGAGAGCTTCATTCAGGAATCCATCGCCATCATTTTGGAAGACGCGGTGAAAAAGGCCATTGATGTCAGAGAAAAG GTTTGCGAGTGGCGTTCCCCTGAGGAGTTGAAGGAGTTGCTAGACCTGGAGCTGAGGGATGCAGGGGAGTCGGAGTCTGAGATCCTGCAGCGCTGCAGAGATGCCATCAGATACAGCGTCAAGACCA CCCATCCTCGTTTCTTCAACCAGCTGTATGCTGGGATGGAGCCCTACTCCATGGTGGCAAGCTTCATTGTAGAGGCCCTCAAACCCAGTCT GTACACATATGAGGTGTCTCCAGTCTTTACCCTGATGGAGGAGGCTGTGCTGAGGAAGATGATGGAGATTATTGGctgggaggaaggaggagatggaaTCTTCAACGCAG GTGGCTCAATGTCCAACATCTACGCTGTGAACTTAGCCAGGTACCATCACTGTCCCGACATTAAAGAGCTCGgcctctctgcagctccacgACTGGTCATCTTCACATCACAGGAG TGTCATTACTCCATTTCCAAATCAGCAGCTTTACTGGGAATCGGCACTAAGAATGTTTACGTGGTTCCATCTGATGAGAG agggAAGATGATCCCCTCGGCTCTGGAGGAGCAAATAAAGACGGCTGAAAGTGAG ggtGCAGTTCCCTTCATGGTAAACGCCACAGCAGGGACCACAGTGCTTGGAGCTTTTGATCCCATTGAGGAAATCGCAGACATCTGTGAGAAGTACAACCTGTGGCTGCATGTGGAT gCATGCTGGGGAGGAGCGGCTCTGATGTCTAATAAACATAAGCACTTGCTGAAGGGCATCCACAG AGCCAACTCTGTGGCCTGGAACCCTCACAAGATGCTGATGGCGTGTCTGCAGTGCTCTGCTTTCCTGGTCAGAGACAAAACA AGTCTCCTCCAGCGCTGCCACTCTGCTCGGGCCTCCTACCTCTTCCAGCAGGACAAGTTCTATGACGTCAGCTATGATACAGGAGACAAGTCCATCCAGTGCAGCAGGAAACCCGACGCCTTCAAGTTCTGGCTCATGTGGAAGGCTTTGGGAACCAGAGAGCTGGAACAGAGGGTGGACAGAGCCCTGGACATGGCCAG GTATCTGGCACAAGAGATCAAGAAAAGAGAAGGTTTCCGTCTGTTGATGGAG CCTGAATATTCAAATGTGTGCTTCTGGTACATTCCACCAAGTCTGAGGAACCTCTCAGATGGACCTGAGCTCTGGGAAAAACTCCACACTGTATGtcattcatttacttttacaCATATTCGAACACGTTGA
- the LOC121186372 gene encoding acidic amino acid decarboxylase GADL1-like isoform X2, giving the protein MWVLVSSYSSFHVCSSILTDSVPLNGPSLNVFVEESFIQESIAIILEDAVKKAIDVREKVCEWRSPEELKELLDLELRDAGESESEILQRCRDAIRYSVKTTHPRFFNQLYAGMEPYSMVASFIVEALKPSLYTYEVSPVFTLMEEAVLRKMMEIIGWEEGGDGIFNAGGSMSNIYAVNLARYHHCPDIKELGLSAAPRLVIFTSQECHYSISKSAALLGIGTKNVYVVPSDERGKMIPSALEEQIKTAESEGAVPFMVNATAGTTVLGAFDPIEEIADICEKYNLWLHVDACWGGAALMSNKHKHLLKGIHRANSVAWNPHKMLMACLQCSAFLVRDKTSLLQRCHSARASYLFQQDKFYDVSYDTGDKSIQCSRKPDAFKFWLMWKALGTRELEQRVDRALDMARYLAQEIKKREGFRLLMEPEYSNVCFWYIPPSLRNLSDGPELWEKLHTCVVSALSH; this is encoded by the exons ATGTGGGTACTAGTCTCTTCATATTcctcttttcatgtttgttCTTCTATTCTCACAGACAGTGTTCCCTTGAATGGCCcttctttgaatgtttttgtagAAGAGAGCTTCATTCAGGAATCCATCGCCATCATTTTGGAAGACGCGGTGAAAAAGGCCATTGATGTCAGAGAAAAG GTTTGCGAGTGGCGTTCCCCTGAGGAGTTGAAGGAGTTGCTAGACCTGGAGCTGAGGGATGCAGGGGAGTCGGAGTCTGAGATCCTGCAGCGCTGCAGAGATGCCATCAGATACAGCGTCAAGACCA CCCATCCTCGTTTCTTCAACCAGCTGTATGCTGGGATGGAGCCCTACTCCATGGTGGCAAGCTTCATTGTAGAGGCCCTCAAACCCAGTCT GTACACATATGAGGTGTCTCCAGTCTTTACCCTGATGGAGGAGGCTGTGCTGAGGAAGATGATGGAGATTATTGGctgggaggaaggaggagatggaaTCTTCAACGCAG GTGGCTCAATGTCCAACATCTACGCTGTGAACTTAGCCAGGTACCATCACTGTCCCGACATTAAAGAGCTCGgcctctctgcagctccacgACTGGTCATCTTCACATCACAGGAG TGTCATTACTCCATTTCCAAATCAGCAGCTTTACTGGGAATCGGCACTAAGAATGTTTACGTGGTTCCATCTGATGAGAG agggAAGATGATCCCCTCGGCTCTGGAGGAGCAAATAAAGACGGCTGAAAGTGAG ggtGCAGTTCCCTTCATGGTAAACGCCACAGCAGGGACCACAGTGCTTGGAGCTTTTGATCCCATTGAGGAAATCGCAGACATCTGTGAGAAGTACAACCTGTGGCTGCATGTGGAT gCATGCTGGGGAGGAGCGGCTCTGATGTCTAATAAACATAAGCACTTGCTGAAGGGCATCCACAG AGCCAACTCTGTGGCCTGGAACCCTCACAAGATGCTGATGGCGTGTCTGCAGTGCTCTGCTTTCCTGGTCAGAGACAAAACA AGTCTCCTCCAGCGCTGCCACTCTGCTCGGGCCTCCTACCTCTTCCAGCAGGACAAGTTCTATGACGTCAGCTATGATACAGGAGACAAGTCCATCCAGTGCAGCAGGAAACCCGACGCCTTCAAGTTCTGGCTCATGTGGAAGGCTTTGGGAACCAGAGAGCTGGAACAGAGGGTGGACAGAGCCCTGGACATGGCCAG GTATCTGGCACAAGAGATCAAGAAAAGAGAAGGTTTCCGTCTGTTGATGGAG CCTGAATATTCAAATGTGTGCTTCTGGTACATTCCACCAAGTCTGAGGAACCTCTCAGATGGACCTGAGCTCTGGGAAAAACTCCACACT TGTGTTGTCAGTGCCCTCAGTCATTGA
- the LOC121186372 gene encoding acidic amino acid decarboxylase GADL1-like isoform X1 — MWVLVSSYSSFHVCSSILTDSVPLNGPSLNVFVEESFIQESIAIILEDAVKKAIDVREKVCEWRSPEELKELLDLELRDAGESESEILQRCRDAIRYSVKTTHPRFFNQLYAGMEPYSMVASFIVEALKPSLYTYEVSPVFTLMEEAVLRKMMEIIGWEEGGDGIFNAGGSMSNIYAVNLARYHHCPDIKELGLSAAPRLVIFTSQECHYSISKSAALLGIGTKNVYVVPSDERGKMIPSALEEQIKTAESEGAVPFMVNATAGTTVLGAFDPIEEIADICEKYNLWLHVDACWGGAALMSNKHKHLLKGIHRANSVAWNPHKMLMACLQCSAFLVRDKTSLLQRCHSARASYLFQQDKFYDVSYDTGDKSIQCSRKPDAFKFWLMWKALGTRELEQRVDRALDMARYLAQEIKKREGFRLLMEPEYSNVCFWYIPPSLRNLSDGPELWEKLHTVCHSFTFTHIRTR, encoded by the exons ATGTGGGTACTAGTCTCTTCATATTcctcttttcatgtttgttCTTCTATTCTCACAGACAGTGTTCCCTTGAATGGCCcttctttgaatgtttttgtagAAGAGAGCTTCATTCAGGAATCCATCGCCATCATTTTGGAAGACGCGGTGAAAAAGGCCATTGATGTCAGAGAAAAG GTTTGCGAGTGGCGTTCCCCTGAGGAGTTGAAGGAGTTGCTAGACCTGGAGCTGAGGGATGCAGGGGAGTCGGAGTCTGAGATCCTGCAGCGCTGCAGAGATGCCATCAGATACAGCGTCAAGACCA CCCATCCTCGTTTCTTCAACCAGCTGTATGCTGGGATGGAGCCCTACTCCATGGTGGCAAGCTTCATTGTAGAGGCCCTCAAACCCAGTCT GTACACATATGAGGTGTCTCCAGTCTTTACCCTGATGGAGGAGGCTGTGCTGAGGAAGATGATGGAGATTATTGGctgggaggaaggaggagatggaaTCTTCAACGCAG GTGGCTCAATGTCCAACATCTACGCTGTGAACTTAGCCAGGTACCATCACTGTCCCGACATTAAAGAGCTCGgcctctctgcagctccacgACTGGTCATCTTCACATCACAGGAG TGTCATTACTCCATTTCCAAATCAGCAGCTTTACTGGGAATCGGCACTAAGAATGTTTACGTGGTTCCATCTGATGAGAG agggAAGATGATCCCCTCGGCTCTGGAGGAGCAAATAAAGACGGCTGAAAGTGAG ggtGCAGTTCCCTTCATGGTAAACGCCACAGCAGGGACCACAGTGCTTGGAGCTTTTGATCCCATTGAGGAAATCGCAGACATCTGTGAGAAGTACAACCTGTGGCTGCATGTGGAT gCATGCTGGGGAGGAGCGGCTCTGATGTCTAATAAACATAAGCACTTGCTGAAGGGCATCCACAG AGCCAACTCTGTGGCCTGGAACCCTCACAAGATGCTGATGGCGTGTCTGCAGTGCTCTGCTTTCCTGGTCAGAGACAAAACA AGTCTCCTCCAGCGCTGCCACTCTGCTCGGGCCTCCTACCTCTTCCAGCAGGACAAGTTCTATGACGTCAGCTATGATACAGGAGACAAGTCCATCCAGTGCAGCAGGAAACCCGACGCCTTCAAGTTCTGGCTCATGTGGAAGGCTTTGGGAACCAGAGAGCTGGAACAGAGGGTGGACAGAGCCCTGGACATGGCCAG GTATCTGGCACAAGAGATCAAGAAAAGAGAAGGTTTCCGTCTGTTGATGGAG CCTGAATATTCAAATGTGTGCTTCTGGTACATTCCACCAAGTCTGAGGAACCTCTCAGATGGACCTGAGCTCTGGGAAAAACTCCACACTGTATGtcattcatttacttttacaCATATTCGAACACGTTGA
- the LOC121186372 gene encoding acidic amino acid decarboxylase GADL1-like isoform X5, whose amino-acid sequence MERPLKEESFIQESIAIILEDAVKKAIDVREKVCEWRSPEELKELLDLELRDAGESESEILQRCRDAIRYSVKTTHPRFFNQLYAGMEPYSMVASFIVEALKPSLYTYEVSPVFTLMEEAVLRKMMEIIGWEEGGDGIFNAGGSMSNIYAVNLARYHHCPDIKELGLSAAPRLVIFTSQECHYSISKSAALLGIGTKNVYVVPSDERGKMIPSALEEQIKTAESEGAVPFMVNATAGTTVLGAFDPIEEIADICEKYNLWLHVDACWGGAALMSNKHKHLLKGIHRANSVAWNPHKMLMACLQCSAFLVRDKTSLLQRCHSARASYLFQQDKFYDVSYDTGDKSIQCSRKPDAFKFWLMWKALGTRELEQRVDRALDMARYLAQEIKKREGFRLLMEPEYSNVCFWYIPPSLRNLSDGPELWEKLHTVCHSFTFTHIRTR is encoded by the exons AAGAGAGCTTCATTCAGGAATCCATCGCCATCATTTTGGAAGACGCGGTGAAAAAGGCCATTGATGTCAGAGAAAAG GTTTGCGAGTGGCGTTCCCCTGAGGAGTTGAAGGAGTTGCTAGACCTGGAGCTGAGGGATGCAGGGGAGTCGGAGTCTGAGATCCTGCAGCGCTGCAGAGATGCCATCAGATACAGCGTCAAGACCA CCCATCCTCGTTTCTTCAACCAGCTGTATGCTGGGATGGAGCCCTACTCCATGGTGGCAAGCTTCATTGTAGAGGCCCTCAAACCCAGTCT GTACACATATGAGGTGTCTCCAGTCTTTACCCTGATGGAGGAGGCTGTGCTGAGGAAGATGATGGAGATTATTGGctgggaggaaggaggagatggaaTCTTCAACGCAG GTGGCTCAATGTCCAACATCTACGCTGTGAACTTAGCCAGGTACCATCACTGTCCCGACATTAAAGAGCTCGgcctctctgcagctccacgACTGGTCATCTTCACATCACAGGAG TGTCATTACTCCATTTCCAAATCAGCAGCTTTACTGGGAATCGGCACTAAGAATGTTTACGTGGTTCCATCTGATGAGAG agggAAGATGATCCCCTCGGCTCTGGAGGAGCAAATAAAGACGGCTGAAAGTGAG ggtGCAGTTCCCTTCATGGTAAACGCCACAGCAGGGACCACAGTGCTTGGAGCTTTTGATCCCATTGAGGAAATCGCAGACATCTGTGAGAAGTACAACCTGTGGCTGCATGTGGAT gCATGCTGGGGAGGAGCGGCTCTGATGTCTAATAAACATAAGCACTTGCTGAAGGGCATCCACAG AGCCAACTCTGTGGCCTGGAACCCTCACAAGATGCTGATGGCGTGTCTGCAGTGCTCTGCTTTCCTGGTCAGAGACAAAACA AGTCTCCTCCAGCGCTGCCACTCTGCTCGGGCCTCCTACCTCTTCCAGCAGGACAAGTTCTATGACGTCAGCTATGATACAGGAGACAAGTCCATCCAGTGCAGCAGGAAACCCGACGCCTTCAAGTTCTGGCTCATGTGGAAGGCTTTGGGAACCAGAGAGCTGGAACAGAGGGTGGACAGAGCCCTGGACATGGCCAG GTATCTGGCACAAGAGATCAAGAAAAGAGAAGGTTTCCGTCTGTTGATGGAG CCTGAATATTCAAATGTGTGCTTCTGGTACATTCCACCAAGTCTGAGGAACCTCTCAGATGGACCTGAGCTCTGGGAAAAACTCCACACTGTATGtcattcatttacttttacaCATATTCGAACACGTTGA
- the LOC121186372 gene encoding acidic amino acid decarboxylase GADL1-like isoform X4, with the protein MAQGSDSVPLNGPSLNVFVEESFIQESIAIILEDAVKKAIDVREKVCEWRSPEELKELLDLELRDAGESESEILQRCRDAIRYSVKTTHPRFFNQLYAGMEPYSMVASFIVEALKPSLYTYEVSPVFTLMEEAVLRKMMEIIGWEEGGDGIFNAGGSMSNIYAVNLARYHHCPDIKELGLSAAPRLVIFTSQECHYSISKSAALLGIGTKNVYVVPSDERGKMIPSALEEQIKTAESEGAVPFMVNATAGTTVLGAFDPIEEIADICEKYNLWLHVDACWGGAALMSNKHKHLLKGIHRANSVAWNPHKMLMACLQCSAFLVRDKTSLLQRCHSARASYLFQQDKFYDVSYDTGDKSIQCSRKPDAFKFWLMWKALGTRELEQRVDRALDMARYLAQEIKKREGFRLLMEPEYSNVCFWYIPPSLRNLSDGPELWEKLHTVCHSFTFTHIRTR; encoded by the exons ATGGCTCAGGGGTCAG ACAGTGTTCCCTTGAATGGCCcttctttgaatgtttttgtagAAGAGAGCTTCATTCAGGAATCCATCGCCATCATTTTGGAAGACGCGGTGAAAAAGGCCATTGATGTCAGAGAAAAG GTTTGCGAGTGGCGTTCCCCTGAGGAGTTGAAGGAGTTGCTAGACCTGGAGCTGAGGGATGCAGGGGAGTCGGAGTCTGAGATCCTGCAGCGCTGCAGAGATGCCATCAGATACAGCGTCAAGACCA CCCATCCTCGTTTCTTCAACCAGCTGTATGCTGGGATGGAGCCCTACTCCATGGTGGCAAGCTTCATTGTAGAGGCCCTCAAACCCAGTCT GTACACATATGAGGTGTCTCCAGTCTTTACCCTGATGGAGGAGGCTGTGCTGAGGAAGATGATGGAGATTATTGGctgggaggaaggaggagatggaaTCTTCAACGCAG GTGGCTCAATGTCCAACATCTACGCTGTGAACTTAGCCAGGTACCATCACTGTCCCGACATTAAAGAGCTCGgcctctctgcagctccacgACTGGTCATCTTCACATCACAGGAG TGTCATTACTCCATTTCCAAATCAGCAGCTTTACTGGGAATCGGCACTAAGAATGTTTACGTGGTTCCATCTGATGAGAG agggAAGATGATCCCCTCGGCTCTGGAGGAGCAAATAAAGACGGCTGAAAGTGAG ggtGCAGTTCCCTTCATGGTAAACGCCACAGCAGGGACCACAGTGCTTGGAGCTTTTGATCCCATTGAGGAAATCGCAGACATCTGTGAGAAGTACAACCTGTGGCTGCATGTGGAT gCATGCTGGGGAGGAGCGGCTCTGATGTCTAATAAACATAAGCACTTGCTGAAGGGCATCCACAG AGCCAACTCTGTGGCCTGGAACCCTCACAAGATGCTGATGGCGTGTCTGCAGTGCTCTGCTTTCCTGGTCAGAGACAAAACA AGTCTCCTCCAGCGCTGCCACTCTGCTCGGGCCTCCTACCTCTTCCAGCAGGACAAGTTCTATGACGTCAGCTATGATACAGGAGACAAGTCCATCCAGTGCAGCAGGAAACCCGACGCCTTCAAGTTCTGGCTCATGTGGAAGGCTTTGGGAACCAGAGAGCTGGAACAGAGGGTGGACAGAGCCCTGGACATGGCCAG GTATCTGGCACAAGAGATCAAGAAAAGAGAAGGTTTCCGTCTGTTGATGGAG CCTGAATATTCAAATGTGTGCTTCTGGTACATTCCACCAAGTCTGAGGAACCTCTCAGATGGACCTGAGCTCTGGGAAAAACTCCACACTGTATGtcattcatttacttttacaCATATTCGAACACGTTGA
- the LOC121186372 gene encoding acidic amino acid decarboxylase GADL1-like isoform X7 encodes MWVLVSSYSSFHVCSSILTDSVPLNGPSLNVFVEESFIQESIAIILEDAVKKAIDVREKVCEWRSPEELKELLDLELRDAGESESEILQRCRDAIRYSVKTTHPRFFNQLYAGMEPYSMVASFIVEALKPSLYTYEVSPVFTLMEEAVLRKMMEIIGWEEGGDGIFNAGGSMSNIYAVNLARYHHCPDIKELGLSAAPRLVIFTSQECHYSISKSAALLGIGTKNVYVVPSDERGKMIPSALEEQIKTAESEGAVPFMVNATAGTTVLGAFDPIEEIADICEKYNLWLHVDACWGGAALMSNKHKHLLKGIHRANSVAWNPHKMLMACLQCSAFLVRDKTSLLQRCHSARASYLFQQDKFYDVSYDTGDKSIQCSRKPDAFKFWLMWKALGTRELEQRVDRALDMARYLAQEIKKREGFRLLMECVVSALSH; translated from the exons ATGTGGGTACTAGTCTCTTCATATTcctcttttcatgtttgttCTTCTATTCTCACAGACAGTGTTCCCTTGAATGGCCcttctttgaatgtttttgtagAAGAGAGCTTCATTCAGGAATCCATCGCCATCATTTTGGAAGACGCGGTGAAAAAGGCCATTGATGTCAGAGAAAAG GTTTGCGAGTGGCGTTCCCCTGAGGAGTTGAAGGAGTTGCTAGACCTGGAGCTGAGGGATGCAGGGGAGTCGGAGTCTGAGATCCTGCAGCGCTGCAGAGATGCCATCAGATACAGCGTCAAGACCA CCCATCCTCGTTTCTTCAACCAGCTGTATGCTGGGATGGAGCCCTACTCCATGGTGGCAAGCTTCATTGTAGAGGCCCTCAAACCCAGTCT GTACACATATGAGGTGTCTCCAGTCTTTACCCTGATGGAGGAGGCTGTGCTGAGGAAGATGATGGAGATTATTGGctgggaggaaggaggagatggaaTCTTCAACGCAG GTGGCTCAATGTCCAACATCTACGCTGTGAACTTAGCCAGGTACCATCACTGTCCCGACATTAAAGAGCTCGgcctctctgcagctccacgACTGGTCATCTTCACATCACAGGAG TGTCATTACTCCATTTCCAAATCAGCAGCTTTACTGGGAATCGGCACTAAGAATGTTTACGTGGTTCCATCTGATGAGAG agggAAGATGATCCCCTCGGCTCTGGAGGAGCAAATAAAGACGGCTGAAAGTGAG ggtGCAGTTCCCTTCATGGTAAACGCCACAGCAGGGACCACAGTGCTTGGAGCTTTTGATCCCATTGAGGAAATCGCAGACATCTGTGAGAAGTACAACCTGTGGCTGCATGTGGAT gCATGCTGGGGAGGAGCGGCTCTGATGTCTAATAAACATAAGCACTTGCTGAAGGGCATCCACAG AGCCAACTCTGTGGCCTGGAACCCTCACAAGATGCTGATGGCGTGTCTGCAGTGCTCTGCTTTCCTGGTCAGAGACAAAACA AGTCTCCTCCAGCGCTGCCACTCTGCTCGGGCCTCCTACCTCTTCCAGCAGGACAAGTTCTATGACGTCAGCTATGATACAGGAGACAAGTCCATCCAGTGCAGCAGGAAACCCGACGCCTTCAAGTTCTGGCTCATGTGGAAGGCTTTGGGAACCAGAGAGCTGGAACAGAGGGTGGACAGAGCCCTGGACATGGCCAG GTATCTGGCACAAGAGATCAAGAAAAGAGAAGGTTTCCGTCTGTTGATGGAG TGTGTTGTCAGTGCCCTCAGTCATTGA